One stretch of Eggerthella lenta DSM 2243 DNA includes these proteins:
- the rsgA gene encoding ribosome small subunit-dependent GTPase A, producing the protein MTAVDLRAYGVTDAIMRQAREASGIHDPVVGRILSQAHELYRVVGEQGELFAEASGKLRHTACSAADFPAAGDFVLLDRATDTAGRAVIAQVLPRTSAFVRKAAGAALEQQVVAANIDVAFLCMSLVGDFNLRRLERYLTLAWESGAVPVVVLTKADACDSLERRLAAVQSVAFGVDVLAVSSMGECGCEAVRPYLRPGRTAALLGSSGVGKSTLVNRLLGEEVLETRDVRADGRGRHATTRRQLVLLPGGGLVMDTPGMRELGLGEAAGGFEQGFADVERLFASCRFSNCTHTSEPGCAVYEAIADRELSERRWQAYRKLRAEAAFAEDRAGYLARKERKFKDISKAVKRLPAKR; encoded by the coding sequence ATGACGGCCGTCGACTTACGTGCGTACGGTGTGACCGACGCGATCATGCGGCAGGCGCGCGAGGCGTCTGGTATCCACGACCCCGTCGTAGGGCGGATCCTGTCCCAGGCGCACGAGCTGTACCGTGTCGTCGGCGAGCAAGGCGAGCTGTTCGCCGAAGCGTCCGGCAAGCTGCGCCACACGGCGTGTTCGGCCGCCGACTTCCCGGCGGCGGGCGATTTCGTCTTACTGGATCGTGCGACCGATACGGCGGGGCGCGCCGTCATCGCCCAGGTGCTTCCGCGCACGAGCGCCTTCGTGCGCAAAGCGGCCGGCGCGGCGCTCGAGCAACAGGTGGTTGCGGCGAACATCGACGTCGCGTTTCTCTGCATGTCGCTCGTCGGGGATTTCAACCTGCGGCGTCTCGAGCGCTACCTGACGCTTGCGTGGGAGAGCGGGGCGGTGCCCGTCGTCGTGCTGACGAAGGCCGATGCATGCGACAGCCTGGAACGGCGGCTCGCCGCCGTGCAGTCGGTGGCCTTCGGCGTCGATGTGCTGGCTGTGTCGTCGATGGGGGAGTGCGGCTGCGAGGCCGTGCGCCCCTACCTGCGGCCGGGCAGAACCGCCGCCCTTCTGGGATCGTCCGGCGTGGGAAAGTCGACGCTGGTCAACCGCTTGTTGGGCGAGGAAGTTCTCGAGACGCGCGACGTACGCGCCGACGGGCGCGGCCGTCATGCCACCACGCGCCGCCAGCTCGTGCTGCTGCCGGGCGGCGGCCTCGTGATGGACACGCCCGGCATGCGCGAGCTGGGGCTCGGGGAGGCCGCCGGGGGCTTCGAGCAGGGGTTCGCCGACGTGGAGCGCCTGTTCGCCTCGTGCCGGTTCTCGAACTGCACCCACACGTCCGAGCCGGGGTGCGCCGTCTACGAGGCCATCGCGGACCGCGAGCTGTCCGAGCGCCGCTGGCAGGCGTACCGCAAGCTGAGGGCCGAGGCCGCGTTCGCCGAGGACAGGGCGGGCTACCTGGCTCGAAAGGAACGGAAGTTCAAGGATATCTCGAAAGCCGTCAAGCGTCTGCCCGCAAAGCGCTGA
- a CDS encoding SDR family oxidoreductase, translating into MVDYGLDGKVAIVTGAAGSGAGGTGFAIAAKLAQQGAKVVMADIDPAGRRQSDELNAQGFDTTFAEFDLAQEETIVALIEGASERYGALDIVVNCGFMQLKEGYVHETDVEAWDRIFAVNMRGDFLMIHHSLPHLLKQGGAIVNVSSVASLVGEDTTAAYACCKAGINALTRSVAVQYGDRGVRCNAVVPGSILNDRILAYAKTNESVQFQFDMLKRHAPLKRFGTADDVANTVLFLVSPLACNITGQAVVCDGGYSICSGMWADIHEYRQDHPWDTM; encoded by the coding sequence ATGGTCGATTACGGATTGGACGGCAAGGTTGCCATCGTCACCGGAGCAGCGGGATCGGGCGCGGGAGGCACGGGGTTCGCCATCGCCGCCAAGCTCGCGCAGCAGGGCGCGAAGGTGGTCATGGCCGACATCGACCCCGCGGGACGGCGGCAATCCGACGAGCTGAACGCGCAGGGCTTCGACACGACGTTCGCAGAGTTCGACCTTGCGCAGGAGGAGACGATCGTCGCGTTGATCGAGGGCGCGTCAGAGCGCTACGGCGCGCTGGACATCGTCGTCAATTGCGGATTCATGCAGCTCAAAGAAGGGTACGTCCACGAGACGGACGTCGAGGCGTGGGACCGCATCTTCGCCGTGAACATGCGCGGCGACTTCCTCATGATCCACCACAGCCTGCCCCATCTGCTGAAGCAGGGCGGCGCCATCGTCAACGTCAGCTCGGTGGCCTCGCTCGTGGGCGAGGACACCACGGCGGCCTACGCATGCTGCAAGGCCGGCATCAACGCGCTCACCCGCTCGGTGGCCGTCCAGTACGGCGACCGGGGCGTGCGCTGCAACGCCGTGGTGCCGGGCTCCATCTTGAACGACCGCATCCTCGCATACGCCAAGACCAACGAGTCGGTGCAGTTCCAGTTCGACATGCTGAAGCGCCACGCGCCGCTCAAGCGCTTCGGCACGGCCGACGACGTGGCGAACACCGTGCTGTTCCTGGTCAGCCCGCTGGCCTGCAACATCACGGGCCAGGCCGTGGTGTGCGACGGCGGCTACTCCATCTGCTCGGGCATGTGGGCCGACATCCACGAGTACAGGCAGGACCACCCCTGGGACACGATGTAG
- the ahcY gene encoding adenosylhomocysteinase, giving the protein MNHDIKDIALADEGLARILWADRDMPVLASIRERFEREKPLDGVRIGACMHVTTETANLMHALSASGAKVTLCASNPLSTQDDTAASLVRDFGIDVFAVAGEDADTYNRHIEAVIACDPQIVMDDGADLDTALHTKFTDKLAHVVGGTEETTTGVVRLMSMAAEGTLAYPVFNINDANTKHCFDNHYGTGQSTLDGIVRATNRLLCGRTIVISGYGYCGSGLALRAKGMGMRVIVCEVDPLKALEAHMEGYEVMPAAEAARFADVWVTVTGNCKVVDGPAFENMKDGAIVCNSGHFDSEINLEWLEDHATKKEEIKPLVEEYTLPDGRTVIVLAQGRLVNLSCAEGHPASVMDMSFANQALAAEYLYLHAGELENKVYDVPAAIDTHVARVKLETLGIEIDELTEEQVKYMSSWNFETL; this is encoded by the coding sequence TTGAACCACGATATCAAAGACATCGCCCTGGCCGACGAGGGCCTCGCCCGCATCCTGTGGGCGGACCGCGACATGCCCGTGCTGGCGTCCATCCGCGAGCGCTTCGAGCGCGAGAAGCCCTTGGACGGCGTGCGCATCGGCGCCTGCATGCACGTGACCACCGAGACGGCGAACCTCATGCACGCGCTCTCGGCCTCGGGCGCGAAGGTGACGCTGTGCGCCTCCAACCCGCTGTCCACCCAGGACGACACGGCCGCCTCCCTCGTGCGCGACTTCGGCATCGACGTGTTCGCCGTCGCCGGCGAGGACGCCGACACCTACAACCGCCACATCGAGGCCGTCATCGCCTGCGACCCGCAGATCGTCATGGACGACGGCGCCGACCTCGACACCGCGTTGCACACCAAGTTCACCGACAAGCTGGCGCACGTGGTGGGCGGCACCGAGGAGACCACGACGGGCGTCGTGCGCCTCATGTCCATGGCCGCCGAGGGGACGCTCGCCTACCCCGTGTTCAACATCAACGACGCGAACACGAAGCACTGCTTCGACAACCACTACGGCACGGGCCAGTCCACGCTCGACGGCATCGTGCGCGCCACGAACCGCCTCCTGTGCGGCCGCACCATCGTGATCTCGGGCTACGGCTACTGCGGCAGCGGCCTGGCCCTGCGCGCGAAGGGCATGGGCATGCGCGTCATCGTGTGCGAGGTCGACCCGCTCAAGGCGCTCGAAGCGCACATGGAGGGCTACGAGGTGATGCCCGCAGCCGAGGCGGCGCGCTTCGCCGACGTGTGGGTGACCGTGACCGGCAACTGCAAGGTGGTGGACGGCCCGGCGTTCGAGAACATGAAGGACGGCGCCATCGTGTGCAACTCCGGCCACTTCGACTCCGAGATCAACCTCGAGTGGCTGGAAGACCACGCCACGAAGAAAGAGGAGATCAAACCGCTGGTGGAAGAGTACACGCTGCCGGACGGCCGCACGGTGATCGTGCTGGCGCAGGGTCGCCTCGTGAACCTGTCGTGCGCCGAGGGCCACCCCGCGTCCGTGATGGACATGAGCTTCGCGAACCAGGCGCTGGCCGCCGAGTACCTGTACCTCCATGCCGGCGAGCTGGAGAACAAAGTGTACGACGTGCCCGCCGCCATCGATACGCACGTGGCGCGCGTGAAGCTGGAAACGCTGGGCATCGAGATCGACGAGCTCACCGAGGAGCAGGTCAAGTACATGAGCTCCTGGAACTTCGAGACGCTGTAA